CATCGGTCAGGGTTCAAGCATTGCGATTTATGGTGCCGGACCGGTTGGCCTGCTCAGCGCGGCATGCGCGAAGATGCTCGGCGCCGAGCGCATTTTCATGGTCGATCACCACCCATATCGGCTTGACTACGCGCAACGCACCTACGGCGTGATACCGATCAACTTCGATGACGACGATGACCCGGCAGATACCATCATTCGCCAGACTCCGGGCAGTCGTGGCGTCGATGCAGTAATTGATGCCGTAGGGTTTGAAGCCAAGGGCAGCACCACCGAAACGATCCTCGCCACCCTCAAGCTAGAAGGCAGCAGCGGCAAAGCGTTGCGCCAGTGCATTGCTGCCGTGCGTCGAGGTGGGGTAGTGAGCGTGCCGGGCGTGTATTCGGGCTTCATCCACGGCTTTCTGTTTGGCGATGCCTTCGACAAAGGACTAACGTTCAAAATGGGCCAGACCCATGTGCAGCGCTACTTGCCCGAGTTGCTCGGCTACATCGAAACCGGCGCATTGCAACCCGAAGCGATCATCACTCATCGACTGTCCCTTGAGCAGGCCGCCGAGGGTTACAAGATCTTTGACAAGAAAGAGGAAAACTGCCGCAAGGTCATTCTGACCCCCGGCAGCAGTGAAGTGCCGCTGGCGCAGATGGAGGAGATGCCGCCGCTGGTGCCCGCCAGTTAAATCGAGCTTGAACAGCGGGGCGCTGCCGGTGGCAAGCCCCGCACGACAGCGAATGAATCAGGTTACGACGACGCGTTATGACTGACATGCTTGGGCCCCGCCAACGCCCAGGCAATCAAGCCGAACAGCGGCACAAACACGATCAGCACAATCCATACACCTTTGTTGCTCGATTTCCCCTCACTCTTGCGCACCCGATTGATGGCCCAGAGTTCGATTAGCAGAAGAACTGCCGCCAGTACGATCCACACGGTTTCGATTTGCATTGGCTACCTCCTGATGGTCTGTTCGTTAGGTGGCGTGCGGTGCGACGGGTTCATTTATTTTTCTTCAGTGCATTGAGCTGCCGCGCCAGTTGCAAGGCTACGCGGCCGCTGTTGAAAGCCGGCAGCAGGTGTGTGAAAGGGATCTCGATGATGCGGTTCTCGCGCACCGCGCGCAGTTGCGACAACACCGGGTCGTGGGTCAGCAGATAGCGTTTGCGCCTGGCGGGCGACCATTCGGCGTCGGCCAGCAGGATTACGTCCGGGTCGCTGGCCAGCAGGGTTTCGCTGTTGACGGTGACTCGATAGAGGTTGATGTCGGCGAACACATTGCGTGCCCCTACGGCGGCCAGTAGCGGGGTGACAAACCCGCGTTGACCTTCGCTGTCGAGGCCTTTGACTTCGCTGTCGAGATAGAACACGGACAACGGTTTACCGGCACCGGCCAAGGCTCGGGCGCTGGCAAGGTCCTTTTCCATGGAGTCGATCAACGCTTGGGCTTTTTGCGGCTGGTGCAGCAGCTTGCCCAGCGTCAGCAGGTCATGGCGTACATGCGCGAAATAGTCCAGCGAGTGCCCGTTGCAGGCAGATTCCAGCAGATACGAACCCACGCCATTGCGCGCCAGTCCCGAGCGTGAGGTCACCCCGTCGCCGAACGCCGTGGCAAAACCGCCGATCACCAGATCCGGCTTCGCAGCGTAAAGCACTTCGCTGGCCGGGTACTGCCGCGCGATTACCGGCACGCCGAAATAATCGGCTTGCCGCTGACCGGCATCGTTGTCATCCAGATAGGCGACCCCGACCAACGATGACCCCGCGCCCAACGCCAACACAATGTCGGCCGCATGCTGGTTGAGCGCAACAATTCGCGAGGGTGGTGTTGTCGCAAAGTGCCAGTCCTCGGCGCAATTGCTGAAACTGTCGGCGAGCACTGGCGTTGAGCAGAGCAGGGCGCCAAGCGCCAACATAATCGATCTCATCCCCGCGCCTTGATCAGCAAATCCGCGACAATTTCACCGCCCACCAGATGCCCCTCGACCAGCCGCTGCACATCTTCATGGCTGTGCACGCCATACCAGCAGCGTTCCGGGTACACCGTCACAATCGGCCCCAGATTGCACGGAAACTGGCAGTGCGTGCGGGTCAGCAAGACGCCGCCTGGCGTCTCGATGCGATCGTGCGCCAGCAAATGCCGACGCAGGGTTTTCCATAACTGCAAGGCGCCGCGCTGGGTGCAGCGCGGGCCGGTGCAGAGGAACACATGGCGCGCATGCTCGGGCACGTGCGACCAGTCCGGGTGCGTGTCGACGCCGTCGACGGTTGTGATTTCACTCATCAGAAGCGGTACGTGTAGCGCACTTCGGAGGTGAACGGCCGGCCGAGGTTGTCGACGTTGCTTGAGCGGCTGGTGACGTAATCGCGGTCGAAAAGGTTTTCCACCAGCAAGCTAACGCGGTGTTGGCGGGCGTTGTCGAGATAGCGATAAGCGTCGGCGTCGACCACTGAATAGTTGCCGTATTCGACTTGCTTCGAGCTTTTGATGTCGCGAATGTAGCGCATCGCAGCGCCGGCACCCCACAGGCGGTTTTCCGATTCATAACCCACCCGCGAGCGGGCGAAAAAGCTTGGAATGTCGTTGATCGTCACACCGGTGCGCGATTCGGTGAGGTTGCGCGTCATGTCCGCTTGCAGGCTCCACTGATCGTTGAGCGCCAGTTTGGCGTCGGCCTCGAAACCGCGCATCTGGATCGTGCCTTCACCGTTGACCCACTGAATGCCGTCGAGGGTGATCAAGTCGTCGATCTTGCGTTTGAACAGGGTCACGCTGGCGCTGAATTCGCGATCGAGCAAGAAGCCTTTGTAGTCGACACCGAGTTCAACGTTGCGGCTTTTTTCCGGTTTCAGGTTGCGATTGCCGATCTCGTCGCCCGGTTCGTTGACGAACAGTTGCTCGGCGTTCGGCAGTTTGTAAGCGCTGCCGTACTGACCGCGCACCGACCAGTTGTCATTCAGGTCATACAGCGAAGTGAGCATACCGACCGTGGCACTGTCGCCGCCGCTCATGGCTTCATGACGCACGCCGATGCTCGGGTGCCAGTCGGGCAGGGCGTCGATCTGCGGGCGCAATTGCGTGTAGAACGCATGGGCTTCAGCCTTGTCGTTGTCGATGACCAGCACATCGTCCTGGCCCTTGAACCACTGGTTGTCGGTGCCGAACACCAGCACATGGCCGCCGGGCAGTTCAGCCTTGCCTTCGGCCTGCACACCCCAATCGGTGAAGCCCCAATAGTCGTTGTGGTTAATGACTTTGGTGCCACCGCCGACGACGTTGTTGACCCGCGTGTAGCGCGTGTCCCAGTCGTTGATATGCCCTTTGACAAAGTAGCTCAGGCGCTCATTGATGGTCTGCTCGAAGGTCGCCGTGGCGATCTGTTGCACGCGGTCGTTGGTGGTGTTGTGGTTGTCGACCGGGCGGGCGAAGTCGAGGTTGGCGTCGGCGTATTGGTAGAACAGTTCCAGCCGCGCATCCTCGCCGAACGACTGAATGGCCTTGCCGCCAAACGTGGTGACTTCGTAGGCGCGGCGCTTCTCGCTGATGTTTTTCATGTCGCGGTTGCGATAGGGCTGGTAACCGTCGGAAACGTTGTGGCTGACATACGCCAGCAGACCGAGATCGCCGAATCCATTAGTGACGATATTTTCGACCCGCGCATCTTCGGTGGTGCCGCCGAAGCTGTCGACGCCCAGGTTGACCTCGCCGGAGGCTTTGCGCGATTGCGGGCTGCGGGTGACGATGTTGATCACGCCGGAAACGGCCTGAGTGCCGAACAACAGACTCTGGCCACCCTTGAGCACTTCGATGCGCTCGATGGCGTTGGCCGGCAGGGTGTCCAGATAGAGGCCGCCGTACAGGCGATTGTTCAAACGCACACCGTCGAGCAGGATCAGCGTGTCGTCGTTGCGCCCGCCGAGCAGCGAATAGGTGCCGTAGTCGAACGGGCCGTTTTTTGGCGCGACATACAGGCCGGGAATGAACATCTGCATGACGCGGCTGACATCGGCGCTGGGGCCGGCACGTTCGATCTGTTCGCGGCTGACGATCTCGACCTTGCTGCCGAACTTCGCCATCTCGGCGACGGTGGTGGATTCCACTGACGGTGCAGAAACGATTTGCTGATTGAGTTCGAGCGGCGCGTCGTCGGCCAGCAGCAGTGGGCTGAACAGGCAGCCGAACAAGAGGGTTGGAGCAGAAGTGTTGAAAGGTCGAATCATTGTCTTCTCGAAAAGGATCTTCGCAGAAGAGCATGCAAGAGAAGGCATCGCGCACAGCCAATACCGGCCCATGCCCGCCCACCGCAGGATTTTGCCAAACGAAATTCCAGGCCGGTCTCCGGGCTCGCGCGTATCGAGGCTTTCACCTTCCCATGGCCGTCTGGCCACAGTGGTGTATCGAAAGCATCACGCGCATACCGTTGCGGGGGCAGCACCGGACTTGTTCGAAAAGAACGTACCGGTTTCCCGTTTCACCCCATGCACGGCGGCATGGGACACCTGAAACTGGCCGGCATCTGAACATTCGACAGACCGTTCGTCAACTTGCCGATGAGTGCTCCTCAATCTGGATCTGCCAGTACCACCTATGGACGCCTGAGCGATCGCTTTGATCTGAATGGCTTGCCGACGTTCGGCCCTATATCCTGCACGCCTGTGTGATGGAATGACTTAGGGAAGAATTGCATGCCGTTCAGGGTGATGGTGGTCGGTGGTTACGGAAATTTCGGCAGCATCGTGTGCCGGCATCTGGCGTTGATGCCGCAGATCGGCCTGGTACTCTCCGGCCGTGATCCGCAAAAATTGCAGCGCAAAGTCGATGAACTGAATGGTCAATCGGGCAATGTCTGCGAAGGCTGGTGCGGCGATGCCATGGGCGCCGATTTCAAAGACGCATTGCGGGCGCTGAACATTCAGTTGGTCGTCCACACCGGCGGGCCGTTTCAGGGGCAATCCTATGCCGTCGCCGAGAGCTGCATCGACGCGGGCGTGAACTACTGCGATCTGGCCGACTGCCGAACTTTCGTCAATGGCATCGACGTGCTCGATGCGCGGGCGAAACTGGCCGGCGTGGCGATTCTCAGCGGTTGCAGTTCGGTCCCAACGCTGTCGTCGGCAATCATCGATGAACAGCGCCAGCGCTTTTCCCGCATCGACTCGATCGAACACGGCATTTCCTCATCGGCGAAAATGCCGGGGCTGTCGACCATCGAAGGCGTACTCGCCTATGCCGGCAAGCCGATCAAACAGCTGAAGAACGGCAAGGTGCATGAAGTGTCCGGCTGGCTGGACCTGACCTTGCGCAAAATGCCGCAGATGGGCACCCGGCTGCTGGCCAACGTCGATGTCCCGGACATGGACATCTTCGCCAGCCGTTATGGCGCGCAGACCCTGAAGTTCAAGGCCGGCGCCGGGCTGAAACTCGGCGGCATCGCCAACGGCTTGCTGGCGCAGGCTCTCAAGGTGGGGCTGGTGCGCGACCATGCGCTGTGGGCCGGCAGACTGCATCGACTGGGCCTGCGCTTCGAGCGTTTCGGCGATGGCAAAAGCGCGATGTACATCGACGTTCGGGGCCTTGGGTTTGACGGCAAACCGCTGTCGATGACCGCGCAACTCACCGCCCTGAACGACAAAGGCCCGGAAATCCCCAGCTGCGCCGCCGTAGCGCTGGCCACGAAAATGGCTCAGGGCTACGTGCCGACCGCCGGCGCCCGACCTTGCGTGGGCGAAATCAGCGTCGCCGAGTACATGGCCGCGATCAACGATCCCGACAACCTGAGTCTGGCCGTGCACTTCTCGGACGGGCAGCGCTGACATGCTCTATCTGTGCCTGAAGTACCTGCACATCATCGCCGCGATCTTCCTGTTCGGTTTCGGCATGGGTTCCTACCTCTACCTGATCGCCGCCAGCCGCACGCGCAATCCACAAGTGATTGCCCACGTTGCGCGCATGGTCGTGGGCTTTGACACCTGGATCACCACACCGGCCGGATTCGTGCAGATCATCACGGGTTATCTGCTGATGCGACTTTCGGGGTTGTCGATGAGCACCGAGTGGGTGCTGACGTCGTTGATCATCTTCTTCTGCGTCGGCTCGTTGTGGTTGCCGGTGTTGCTCCTGCAGAAGCGCCTGTATGTGTTGGCGTCGACTGCGGGCGAGGTGGGGGGCGGACTTGATGAACAATATCAAGCGGTTTACCGCAAATGGTTCTGGATGGGCGTGCTCGGGTTTGCCGGGATGTTTGTCATCGTCCTGATTATGGTGACGAAGATGACGCCCCTGCAGTTGTTCAGCTTGCTGACGTAGAGGCCGTTGCTTTCAGAAAGCGCTGTTCATGATCCGGGGAGGGCAGCAGGCAAGTGTCGTACTTGCCGAACAGTCGGTAGCGGTTCAGCGCGATGCGGTCGTAGGCCCAGTCGCGCAGGCCGCGAGGGAGTCCGCGCAGCAGTCGCAATGGCTGCCAGCGGGCGGGTAATTGGCTGATGACTTCGAGGAACGCGTCTGAACGTTCCCAGTAGTGGCGGTCGCGGATGACGGCCATGGTGTCGAATTGGTCGATGGGCAGGCCGGCCCACGCGAGCAAGGCCTGTCCTTCCGGCGACTGCACCGCTGCCAGACGCACGCGACGTTGATGATCGTGGCGAATCAAAAAACGCGCCCAGCCATTGCAGAGTTTGCACACGCCATCGAACAGGACTACGGATTCGCCGGGGTTGAGGAACGGGGCGGGGGTTGGGCGGGTTTTTGAGGTGGGCATTGGGTTGGGTTCGGGAGATGCTGGAGTGCTGCGATCATAGCCTCAGAACGTACGATCTGCGAATGGCCGTATTCGCTGAGAGCCGGGCGCGTGCCTGACCCCCAGCGCTCAGGCACTCCGAGAGAACATGGATCAACTACAGTTTCCTTTACCTACCGTAAAGGAAATTTGTCCATGGCAGTGGATCAGGATCGTTTTTCACGCGCTTTCAGTTTTGTTCTCAACAATGGCACAGAGTTGTTCCCGGTGAGAATGAAACGCAGGGATACCGGCGTGGTTGCCTATCGCATATCAAAAGGGGGAACGGGCGGAAACACATTGGAGGCAGGAGAAGAGGTTGATGAAGAGACGATGATTCATAAAGTCTTCAACCTTGGCTATGCGGTCCGGTGCTCTTCGGTCGATGGGAGTACTAGCGGTTTATACAAACCAGGTGGGCATTCTGTACGCGAGGTGCACCGTCACGTGCCGGGTCGAACCAGATGACGTCAGAAAGATAGTACTGGGCTTTATTGGCAGAAAAGGAATGGCGGGAATTTCAGGATTTCGGAGAATGCGGGATTTATGCGAGCCATTCAAAGTGGGCGAGAGCGCTCGGCACGGAACCAAGCGCTCAGGGTAGGGCGGGGACTTATTGCTCCACCCTGACGTTTCAGCCTTTGTTCGCGTTTAGCTTGCGCAGTTCTTCGTAGGTCGCCGACTGGACGAACCAGAAGCCGGAAATGATGCACCAGCACAGGGTGCCGGCCACGAAGATACCCAGTGCCGGGAGGAACCCGCTGGTGAAAATCGCGACGATAGCGACCAGCCAGATGAACGCCAGGGAGAGATAGAGGACGGTGTTGTTGACGCTGATGACGAAGTCTTTCACGGGGCATATTCCTTGCAGGATGTAGAAAAATTCCCCCTCTCCGGGGGGCGAACGCATGCTATCACATTGCCTTCATGGTTCAAGGAAGGGGAACTTTTTGCCGGGTGGAATGGGGAAAGATTTATTTATCAGGCGACCG
This region of Pseudomonas sp. R84 genomic DNA includes:
- a CDS encoding zinc-dependent alcohol dehydrogenase, coding for MRAMTYHGAHDVRVETVPDPKLEAADDIILRVTATAICGSDLHLYRGKIPTVEHGDIFGHEFMGIVEETGSAVTAVQRGDRVVIPFVIACGDCFFCQQELYAACETTNTGPGSAMNKKIIPPPAALFGYSRLYGGIPGGQAELVRVPKANMGPFKVPGTLSDEKVLFLSDILPTAWQAVTNTGIGQGSSIAIYGAGPVGLLSAACAKMLGAERIFMVDHHPYRLDYAQRTYGVIPINFDDDDDPADTIIRQTPGSRGVDAVIDAVGFEAKGSTTETILATLKLEGSSGKALRQCIAAVRRGGVVSVPGVYSGFIHGFLFGDAFDKGLTFKMGQTHVQRYLPELLGYIETGALQPEAIITHRLSLEQAAEGYKIFDKKEENCRKVILTPGSSEVPLAQMEEMPPLVPAS
- a CDS encoding PLD nuclease N-terminal domain-containing protein; this encodes MQIETVWIVLAAVLLLIELWAINRVRKSEGKSSNKGVWIVLIVFVPLFGLIAWALAGPKHVSHNASS
- a CDS encoding ABC transporter substrate-binding protein, producing MRSIMLALGALLCSTPVLADSFSNCAEDWHFATTPPSRIVALNQHAADIVLALGAGSSLVGVAYLDDNDAGQRQADYFGVPVIARQYPASEVLYAAKPDLVIGGFATAFGDGVTSRSGLARNGVGSYLLESACNGHSLDYFAHVRHDLLTLGKLLHQPQKAQALIDSMEKDLASARALAGAGKPLSVFYLDSEVKGLDSEGQRGFVTPLLAAVGARNVFADINLYRVTVNSETLLASDPDVILLADAEWSPARRKRYLLTHDPVLSQLRAVRENRIIEIPFTHLLPAFNSGRVALQLARQLNALKKNK
- a CDS encoding (2Fe-2S) ferredoxin domain-containing protein gives rise to the protein MSEITTVDGVDTHPDWSHVPEHARHVFLCTGPRCTQRGALQLWKTLRRHLLAHDRIETPGGVLLTRTHCQFPCNLGPIVTVYPERCWYGVHSHEDVQRLVEGHLVGGEIVADLLIKARG
- a CDS encoding TonB-dependent receptor; its protein translation is MIRPFNTSAPTLLFGCLFSPLLLADDAPLELNQQIVSAPSVESTTVAEMAKFGSKVEIVSREQIERAGPSADVSRVMQMFIPGLYVAPKNGPFDYGTYSLLGGRNDDTLILLDGVRLNNRLYGGLYLDTLPANAIERIEVLKGGQSLLFGTQAVSGVINIVTRSPQSRKASGEVNLGVDSFGGTTEDARVENIVTNGFGDLGLLAYVSHNVSDGYQPYRNRDMKNISEKRRAYEVTTFGGKAIQSFGEDARLELFYQYADANLDFARPVDNHNTTNDRVQQIATATFEQTINERLSYFVKGHINDWDTRYTRVNNVVGGGTKVINHNDYWGFTDWGVQAEGKAELPGGHVLVFGTDNQWFKGQDDVLVIDNDKAEAHAFYTQLRPQIDALPDWHPSIGVRHEAMSGGDSATVGMLTSLYDLNDNWSVRGQYGSAYKLPNAEQLFVNEPGDEIGNRNLKPEKSRNVELGVDYKGFLLDREFSASVTLFKRKIDDLITLDGIQWVNGEGTIQMRGFEADAKLALNDQWSLQADMTRNLTESRTGVTINDIPSFFARSRVGYESENRLWGAGAAMRYIRDIKSSKQVEYGNYSVVDADAYRYLDNARQHRVSLLVENLFDRDYVTSRSSNVDNLGRPFTSEVRYTYRF
- a CDS encoding saccharopine dehydrogenase is translated as MPFRVMVVGGYGNFGSIVCRHLALMPQIGLVLSGRDPQKLQRKVDELNGQSGNVCEGWCGDAMGADFKDALRALNIQLVVHTGGPFQGQSYAVAESCIDAGVNYCDLADCRTFVNGIDVLDARAKLAGVAILSGCSSVPTLSSAIIDEQRQRFSRIDSIEHGISSSAKMPGLSTIEGVLAYAGKPIKQLKNGKVHEVSGWLDLTLRKMPQMGTRLLANVDVPDMDIFASRYGAQTLKFKAGAGLKLGGIANGLLAQALKVGLVRDHALWAGRLHRLGLRFERFGDGKSAMYIDVRGLGFDGKPLSMTAQLTALNDKGPEIPSCAAVALATKMAQGYVPTAGARPCVGEISVAEYMAAINDPDNLSLAVHFSDGQR
- a CDS encoding DUF2269 domain-containing protein, yielding MLYLCLKYLHIIAAIFLFGFGMGSYLYLIAASRTRNPQVIAHVARMVVGFDTWITTPAGFVQIITGYLLMRLSGLSMSTEWVLTSLIIFFCVGSLWLPVLLLQKRLYVLASTAGEVGGGLDEQYQAVYRKWFWMGVLGFAGMFVIVLIMVTKMTPLQLFSLLT
- a CDS encoding thiol-disulfide oxidoreductase DCC family protein; the protein is MPTSKTRPTPAPFLNPGESVVLFDGVCKLCNGWARFLIRHDHQRRVRLAAVQSPEGQALLAWAGLPIDQFDTMAVIRDRHYWERSDAFLEVISQLPARWQPLRLLRGLPRGLRDWAYDRIALNRYRLFGKYDTCLLPSPDHEQRFLKATASTSAS